From the genome of Gracilinanus agilis isolate LMUSP501 chromosome 2, AgileGrace, whole genome shotgun sequence, one region includes:
- the LOC123236625 gene encoding LOW QUALITY PROTEIN: 40S ribosomal protein S29-like (The sequence of the model RefSeq protein was modified relative to this genomic sequence to represent the inferred CDS: substituted 2 bases at 2 genomic stop codons), producing MWQLYXSHPXKFGQGPQSYHVCSNQHGLIRKYNLNICHQCFQQYTKDISFIKLN from the exons atgtgg CAGCTCTACTGAAGCCATCCTTGAAAATTCGGCCAGGGGCCTCAATCTTATCACGTATGTTCTAACCAGCATGGCCTGATTCGCAAGTACAATCTAAATATTTGCCACCAGTGCTTCCAACAATATACGAAAGACATCAGTTTCATTAAGTTGAACTAA